The Candidatus Methylomirabilota bacterium genome includes a window with the following:
- a CDS encoding isocitrate lyase/PEP mutase family protein, with protein sequence MPVPAARVRAELRRLSGRKAGLLVPGAYDGVSARLVERAGFPAVYMTGYGTAASRLGLPDLGFAGLAEMVENARQMAATVRIPLIADADTGYGGALAVERTIRAYEAAGVAALHIEDQEWPKRCGHLAGKAVIPCEEMVAKITAAVEARTDPNLLVIARTDAIAVTGFEDAIARATAYAKAGADVLFVEAPVSRAQVEAIPRRLSAPCLFNYAPSGRSPLLPVAELGTLGYALILLPVQTLFAATRAMQEYLRALREHGEPAALDHQLISFADFNALIGVADMLEREQRLMGGAPPGG encoded by the coding sequence ATGCCGGTCCCGGCGGCGAGGGTCCGGGCCGAGCTCCGGCGGCTGAGCGGCCGGAAGGCGGGGCTGCTGGTGCCGGGGGCCTACGACGGCGTCTCGGCGCGACTCGTCGAGCGCGCCGGCTTTCCGGCCGTGTACATGACGGGCTACGGCACCGCGGCCTCACGCCTGGGTCTTCCCGATCTCGGCTTCGCCGGCCTCGCCGAGATGGTCGAGAACGCGCGGCAGATGGCGGCCACCGTCCGGATCCCGCTGATCGCCGACGCCGACACGGGGTACGGAGGCGCGCTGGCGGTCGAGCGGACCATCCGCGCCTACGAGGCGGCGGGGGTCGCCGCGCTCCACATCGAGGATCAGGAGTGGCCCAAGCGTTGTGGCCACCTGGCCGGCAAGGCCGTGATCCCGTGCGAGGAGATGGTCGCCAAGATCACGGCGGCGGTCGAGGCCCGCACCGACCCGAACTTGCTGGTGATCGCGCGGACCGACGCCATCGCGGTGACGGGGTTCGAGGACGCGATCGCCCGGGCCACTGCGTATGCCAAGGCCGGCGCCGACGTGCTCTTCGTCGAGGCGCCGGTGAGCCGCGCCCAGGTCGAGGCCATTCCGCGCCGGCTCAGCGCGCCGTGCCTGTTCAACTACGCGCCGAGCGGCCGGAGCCCTCTCCTGCCGGTGGCCGAGCTCGGGACGCTCGGCTACGCGCTGATCCTCCTGCCCGTGCAGACGCTCTTCGCTGCGACCCGCGCGATGCAGGAGTATTTGCGTGCCCTGCGGGAGCACGGGGAGCCGGCGGCGCTGGATCACCAGCTGATCTCCTTCGCCGATTTCAACGCGCTGATCGGGGTGGCCGACATGCTGGAGCGGGAGCAGCGGCTGATGGGAGGGGCGCCCCCGGGCGGGTGA